One Candidatus Baltobacteraceae bacterium genomic window carries:
- a CDS encoding LCP family protein, producing the protein MSTSIRWKRVALVAITGIAAVVAGFFLFGDRVRHEVAVTASHKAFGASKLNVLLLGYQDDEGTTDTIILAHLDVDRRTATLVSIPRDTWVPIPGHGHDKINAAYAFGGPHASARAVSALLGGVPIDAIVALQPDGAAQIVDAMGGLNVDVDETMNYDDNYGDLHIHLKQGEQYLTGSQVAGYLRFRHDASSDYGRMKRQQQVLKLMLNQLSQPQNWAKLPRILAFARKDVKTTLSQDQLLALLEIYRDVPEDNVRAFTLPSKAGWVGDASVVFADDRWAKLIGKLLFTKTDPPQGQIVVANATGDTDFDKTIVGALRGGGWNVRTAIDQPPKSTSIVVGSSAAAQALADVFSTGLRPGTNATLLLGSDLAPRTE; encoded by the coding sequence ATGTCGACAAGCATTCGCTGGAAGCGCGTCGCGCTCGTAGCAATAACCGGTATCGCCGCCGTTGTGGCCGGTTTCTTTCTCTTCGGCGATCGCGTGCGCCATGAAGTTGCGGTCACCGCTTCGCATAAAGCATTCGGAGCGAGCAAATTGAACGTGCTCCTGCTCGGCTATCAAGATGACGAAGGGACGACCGATACGATCATCTTGGCTCATCTCGACGTTGACCGGCGGACAGCGACGCTCGTCTCGATTCCGCGCGACACATGGGTTCCGATTCCCGGGCACGGTCACGACAAGATCAACGCCGCCTATGCGTTCGGCGGTCCGCACGCGAGCGCGCGGGCGGTGAGCGCGCTGCTCGGCGGTGTCCCGATCGACGCGATCGTGGCGCTGCAGCCCGACGGCGCGGCACAGATCGTCGATGCGATGGGCGGCCTGAACGTCGACGTTGACGAGACGATGAACTACGACGACAACTACGGCGATCTGCACATTCACTTGAAACAGGGTGAGCAGTATCTCACGGGTAGTCAGGTTGCGGGCTATTTGCGCTTCCGTCACGACGCTTCGTCCGATTACGGCCGCATGAAGCGTCAGCAGCAAGTGCTCAAGCTGATGCTGAACCAGCTCAGCCAGCCGCAAAATTGGGCGAAGCTGCCGCGCATCTTGGCGTTCGCGCGCAAAGACGTGAAGACGACGTTGAGCCAGGACCAGCTTCTCGCGCTCCTGGAGATCTATCGCGACGTCCCCGAAGACAACGTTCGTGCGTTCACGCTTCCCAGCAAGGCGGGCTGGGTCGGCGATGCGTCGGTCGTCTTCGCCGACGACCGGTGGGCGAAGCTGATCGGTAAGCTGCTCTTTACCAAGACCGACCCGCCGCAAGGTCAGATCGTCGTAGCGAACGCTACGGGCGACACCGACTTCGACAAGACGATCGTCGGCGCGCTGCGCGGCGGCGGCTGGAACGTCCGGACCGCGATCGATCAACCACCGAAATCGACCAGCATCGTGGTCGGCAGCTCGGCGGCGGCGCAGGCGCTCGCGGACGTCTTCTCAACCGGACTGCGGCCCGGAACCAACGCAACGCTGTTGCTCGGCTCGGATCTCGCGCCGCGGACCGAGTAG
- a CDS encoding ATP-binding protein, whose product MPERPSLHVRIPPDARHARTVRDALATFSSLHGVTKADMEATIFAVGEALANAIEHGGSSTDIDVTIEIDAHLISARIEDHGRGFPDAPVGRAPLPEALTEHGRGIPIMQRCMDSCDVESMPGRGTTVTLSRFRRSGIELHQEYRIGS is encoded by the coding sequence ATGCCCGAGAGACCCAGCCTGCACGTCCGGATTCCGCCCGATGCGCGCCACGCACGGACCGTCCGCGACGCGCTAGCAACCTTCTCCTCGCTCCACGGAGTCACCAAAGCCGACATGGAGGCGACGATCTTTGCCGTCGGCGAAGCCCTGGCGAACGCCATCGAACATGGTGGAAGCTCGACCGACATCGACGTGACGATCGAGATCGACGCGCACCTCATTTCGGCCCGCATCGAGGACCATGGCCGCGGTTTTCCGGATGCGCCGGTTGGCCGCGCGCCGCTGCCCGAAGCACTTACCGAGCACGGCCGCGGAATCCCGATCATGCAGCGGTGCATGGACTCGTGCGACGTCGAGAGCATGCCCGGGCGCGGAACGACGGTCACCCTCAGCCGTTTCCGCCGCAGCGGCATCGAGCTGCATCAAGAGTATCGGATCGGCTCGTAA
- a CDS encoding peptidylprolyl isomerase, whose product MSIAAPTPAEVETYCERARSSRIRITTEKGDIVFTFFPDDAPNHTAAFMKLAEAGFYNGLVFHRVEPGFVIQGGDPDGDGTGGPGYRLKAEFNTRPHLRGTVAMARSSSPDSAGSQFYVCLTDARFLDNNYTVFGQMTEGFETLDAIKRGDVMKKVTVESQ is encoded by the coding sequence ATGTCGATTGCTGCTCCTACCCCCGCTGAAGTAGAGACTTACTGCGAGCGCGCACGTAGCTCGCGCATACGTATCACGACGGAGAAGGGCGATATCGTGTTCACCTTCTTTCCCGATGACGCGCCGAACCACACAGCCGCCTTTATGAAATTGGCCGAGGCCGGGTTCTACAACGGTCTGGTTTTCCATCGAGTCGAGCCCGGATTTGTGATCCAAGGCGGTGACCCCGACGGCGACGGTACCGGCGGTCCTGGTTACCGCTTGAAAGCCGAGTTCAATACGCGTCCGCATCTGCGCGGCACCGTAGCGATGGCCCGCTCGTCCAGTCCCGACTCGGCCGGCTCGCAATTCTATGTTTGCCTTACCGACGCACGCTTTCTCGACAACAATTACACCGTGTTCGGGCAGATGACCGAGGGCTTCGAAACGCTCGATGCGATCAAACGCGGCGACGTGATGAAGAAGGTGACGGTGGAATCGCAGTAA